Proteins from one Anopheles nili chromosome 2, idAnoNiliSN_F5_01, whole genome shotgun sequence genomic window:
- the LOC128732056 gene encoding U1 small nuclear ribonucleoprotein C, with translation MPKYYCDYCDTYLTHDSPSVRKTHCTGRKHKDNVKFYYQKWMEEQAQHLIDATTAAYKAGKIAPNPFATGPPKPNISIPPPTMNMPPRPGIMPGMPAGAPPLLMGPNGPLPPPMMGMRPPPMMVPTMGMPPMGLGMRPPVMNAAPPQLNPKN, from the coding sequence ATGCCGAAATATTATTGCGATTATTGTGATACCTATCTTACACACGATTCCCCAAGTGTTCGGAAAACGCATTGCACTGGACGTAAACACAAGGACAACGTTAAATTCTACTACCAGAAATGGATGGAGGAGCAAGCTCAGCATCTCATCGATGCAACGACAGCCGCATATAAAGCAGGAAAGATAGCTCCGAATCCGTTTGCCACTGGACCACCAAAGCCGAACATATCCATTCCACCTCCGACAATGAACATGCCGCCAAGGCCAGGCATAATGCCTGGCATGCCCGCTGGCGCACCACCGCTACTGATGGGCCCGAATGGACCGCTTCCGCCGCCAATGATGGGAATGCGCCCACCTCCGATGATGGTGCCAACAATGGGAATGCCTCCGATGGGACTTGGGATGCGGCCTCCGGTAATGAACGCAGCTCCTCCGCAGCTTAACCCGAAGAACTAA